The Bacteroidota bacterium genome window below encodes:
- a CDS encoding LytTR family DNA-binding domain-containing protein, giving the protein MLKVVIVDDEQDAVKFIESIISEYCPNIEVAGKAHSARDGVKVINETEPDLVFLDVEMPHGSGFDLLSHFPQKDFDVIFITAFNHYAIRAIKYSAVDYILKPINISEFIEAVKKVEAGRQKKKDKNAGFETLLENLRMSLPGKLAIPTSDGMEYLKMSDIVRVEADRSYSWFFLNDGRKFLVSRNLKEYQDLLSDRNFFRTHNSHLINLEYVKKFIRQEGGYIQLTDDSTVPISRARKDLFLAHMARLAK; this is encoded by the coding sequence ATGTTAAAAGTAGTTATTGTGGATGACGAGCAGGATGCGGTGAAATTCATCGAGTCCATTATATCGGAATACTGTCCGAACATTGAAGTTGCAGGTAAGGCTCACTCGGCAAGGGATGGCGTTAAAGTGATCAACGAAACGGAGCCCGACCTGGTTTTCCTGGATGTTGAAATGCCTCATGGAAGTGGTTTTGACCTTCTATCGCATTTTCCGCAAAAGGATTTCGATGTGATCTTTATAACAGCATTTAATCATTATGCCATCAGGGCGATTAAGTACAGTGCCGTTGATTACATCCTTAAACCAATAAATATCAGTGAGTTTATTGAAGCAGTAAAGAAGGTGGAAGCCGGAAGACAGAAAAAGAAAGACAAGAATGCAGGATTTGAGACCCTTTTGGAGAATCTGCGGATGTCTCTGCCGGGTAAGCTGGCGATCCCGACTTCCGATGGGATGGAATATCTGAAAATGAGTGATATTGTCAGGGTTGAAGCTGACAGGAGTTATTCCTGGTTTTTTCTGAACGATGGCAGGAAGTTCCTTGTTTCCAGAAATCTGAAGGAATACCAGGATCTGCTTAGCGACCGTAATTTTTTCCGTACACATAACTCTCACCTGATCAACCTTGAGTATGTGAAGAAATTCATCCGGCAGGAGGGAGGTTACATACAGCTTACCGACGATTCCACGGTTCCTATATCGCGTGCCAGAAAGGATTTATTCCTGGCACATATGGCGAGGCTGGCGAAGTAA